The following coding sequences are from one Candidatus Borkfalkia ceftriaxoniphila window:
- a CDS encoding ROK family transcriptional regulator, with translation MENTLNASRMKKRNRAEILRLIRQTGCSRAELAKRTGLTRAAVSLIVDECLRLGMLEEGDKNPSAVGRRSVGLRTRGGYGHRIGLNISREAYTLGLVDFGGKIIRSFRKEISADLAPTEALGEICEIIRAMKEGAEGVFLGIGVTMPGPLSRESGALLKVPNLSAWNDFPVRKYFEDAFSCPVCLDNNSNAAAQAEPFYNPDVRGVSFMELIVDSGLGSGVMLYADGRVVGFDCEFGHTSLRSDGEKCSCGNFGCAELYASMKALLRYAQSLGCPYRSWEGIADGYLAGDALCKEAVGRETLYLGRLLVNAVNSFALDAVVFAGEIVYRFEEIFAARLQKIVEEGSIKKKKIKIVTSKIGNVEILASANLVGESDGQED, from the coding sequence ATGGAAAACACGTTGAACGCATCGCGGATGAAAAAGCGCAACCGCGCGGAAATATTGCGGCTTATACGGCAGACGGGCTGTTCCCGCGCGGAACTTGCCAAAAGGACGGGGCTCACGCGCGCCGCGGTCTCGCTAATCGTGGACGAGTGCCTGCGTCTCGGCATGCTCGAAGAGGGCGACAAAAATCCTTCGGCGGTTGGGCGCAGATCCGTGGGGCTGCGTACGCGCGGCGGCTACGGGCACCGCATCGGGCTGAATATCTCGCGCGAGGCGTACACGCTGGGCCTGGTCGATTTCGGGGGCAAGATCATACGTTCCTTTCGGAAAGAAATTTCGGCCGATCTTGCGCCGACGGAAGCGCTCGGAGAGATCTGCGAAATAATACGGGCGATGAAAGAGGGGGCGGAAGGCGTCTTCCTCGGTATCGGCGTCACCATGCCGGGGCCGCTTTCCAGAGAGAGCGGCGCGCTTTTGAAAGTCCCGAATCTCTCCGCGTGGAATGATTTCCCCGTCCGAAAATATTTCGAAGACGCGTTTTCCTGTCCGGTATGTCTCGATAACAATTCCAACGCAGCGGCACAGGCGGAACCTTTCTACAATCCCGATGTGCGCGGCGTCAGTTTTATGGAACTGATCGTCGATTCGGGGCTCGGAAGCGGCGTCATGCTCTATGCTGACGGGCGCGTCGTGGGGTTCGACTGCGAATTCGGCCACACCTCCCTTCGTTCGGACGGCGAAAAATGCAGTTGCGGCAATTTCGGCTGCGCGGAGTTGTACGCCTCGATGAAAGCGCTCCTGCGCTATGCGCAGAGCCTCGGCTGCCCGTATCGTTCGTGGGAGGGGATCGCCGACGGGTACCTCGCAGGCGACGCGCTCTGCAAGGAGGCTGTCGGGCGGGAAACGCTGTACCTCGGCCGCCTGCTCGTCAACGCGGTCAACTCGTTTGCGCTGGACGCGGTCGTATTCGCGGGTGAGATCGTCTATCGGTTTGAAGAGATCTTTGCCGCGCGGCTGCAAAAGATCGTGGAAGAGGGCTCCATCAAAAAGAAAAAAATCAAAATCGTGACGTCGAAGATCGGGAACGTGGAAATTCTCGCCTCGGCGAATCTGGTCGGCGAGTCCGACGGACAGGAGGATTAA
- a CDS encoding D-sedoheptulose-7-phosphate isomerase: MKETTHRLIETFFKEHPEMSYLFDRACLAVEKMAGVYLPNKIMTCGNGGSFSDSGHIVGELMKSFLKKRPVALSDGDETVYGKLEGAVPALCLGESSPLATAVLNDIGGEWIFAQQVYGLGCAGDVLIGLSTSGNSAGVLRAVRVAKRKGVFTVAMTGQSGGALKEECDLLLNVPAAETYRVQELHLPLYHLLCAAVESERWD, translated from the coding sequence ATGAAAGAAACGACGCATCGTCTCATCGAAACGTTTTTCAAAGAGCACCCCGAAATGTCCTATCTTTTCGATCGCGCGTGCCTTGCCGTCGAAAAGATGGCGGGGGTCTATCTGCCGAATAAGATCATGACTTGCGGCAACGGCGGCAGTTTTTCCGACAGCGGCCATATCGTGGGCGAACTGATGAAATCGTTTTTGAAAAAACGCCCCGTTGCGCTCTCCGACGGGGATGAAACCGTTTACGGAAAATTGGAGGGCGCCGTGCCCGCTCTGTGCCTGGGGGAAAGTTCTCCGCTTGCGACGGCCGTTCTAAATGATATCGGCGGCGAATGGATCTTCGCGCAGCAGGTGTACGGTCTGGGCTGCGCGGGCGACGTGCTCATCGGGCTTTCCACTTCGGGCAATTCGGCGGGCGTTCTGCGCGCCGTGCGCGTCGCAAAAAGAAAGGGCGTCTTTACCGTCGCGATGACGGGACAAAGCGGCGGCGCGCTCAAAGAAGAATGCGACCTGCTTTTAAACGTGCCCGCTGCGGAAACCTACCGCGTGCAGGAACTGCATCTGCCTCTGTATCATCTGCTCTGCGCCGCCGTGGAATCGGAGCGTTGGGACTGA
- a CDS encoding ArsR/SmtB family transcription factor, giving the protein MEIKEIEQDKSMADDERSRCEHEASVQKVRCSMPSEEDVATMCAAFKALGEPSRMKILLALAEGEMCVYHIAEAVEGQQSAVSHQLRILRDSRIIKSRRDGKNILYSLADEHVAKIIEMSREHLSC; this is encoded by the coding sequence ATGGAAATAAAAGAAATCGAGCAAGATAAGAGCATGGCGGACGACGAAAGGAGCCGCTGCGAACACGAAGCGTCCGTGCAAAAGGTGCGGTGCAGTATGCCCTCGGAGGAGGACGTGGCGACGATGTGCGCGGCGTTCAAAGCGTTGGGCGAACCTTCGCGCATGAAGATCCTTCTCGCCTTGGCGGAAGGGGAAATGTGCGTGTATCACATCGCGGAGGCGGTGGAGGGGCAGCAGAGCGCGGTATCGCATCAACTGCGGATATTGCGCGACAGCCGTATCATCAAATCCCGCCGCGACGGAAAAAATATTTTATATTCCCTTGCGGACGAACACGTGGCGAAAATCATTGAAATGAGCCGCGAGCATCTTTCTTGCTGA
- a CDS encoding heavy metal translocating P-type ATPase, whose protein sequence is MQKHIQLSGLDCAACALELEEEIRRVRGVRSASVDFMKQRLSLECDDEETLEKVKRVASNFEEVKVIEEPLRAAKPNVWKTYRADILCIAFSAALLLATFFIPERYSVALYVLYALSYASVAASIVWTTVKNLAHGRIFDENFLMTIASIGAICLAQYAEAIEVMLLYRLGELLQSIVVGASRKSIADLMDLKSESATVLTENGQKTVTPEQIEIGDVMLVKAGEKIAVDGVVVKGRTALDVKSLSGEAAFADVSEGDAVLGGSINAGGVIEVRAEKAYSDSTVAKILDLVENSTAKKAKPEKFITKFAKIYTPVVCLAAAVVAFLVPLFTGNHYADFGDWVYRALVFLVISCPCALVISVPLSYFSGIGFAAKHGILVKGSTSLDTLARTKIAAFDKTGTLTLGDFCVSAAHPVKEGEREFLLAVAAAAEQKSSHPLARAFAGIAPLGEAEDVFEISGRGIKCRINDKTALVGNAKLLAENGVAFEPAEADGTLVYAAYDNKYLGFLEIEDKIKENARESLAALKKLGVSRTVMLTGDNSRRAEKVAAAVGLDETYSELLPDQKLEIASKLKKEGALTYVGDGINDAPVLIEADTGVSMGGVGSDAAIEASDAVLVSDDLSKVPLAVRIARKTRAVVVQNIAFSIAVKLILMVLGLLDIVPLWVAVLADVGVMMLAVLNSFRTRTGFSNGKGKETACTCGGCCERSREE, encoded by the coding sequence ATGCAGAAACACATACAACTTTCCGGACTGGACTGCGCGGCGTGCGCGCTCGAACTGGAAGAGGAGATCCGCCGCGTGCGGGGCGTGCGCTCCGCCTCCGTGGATTTTATGAAACAGCGGCTGTCGCTCGAATGCGACGATGAAGAAACGCTGGAAAAAGTCAAACGGGTGGCGTCGAATTTCGAAGAGGTGAAAGTCATAGAAGAGCCGCTGCGTGCGGCAAAACCGAACGTCTGGAAGACCTATCGGGCGGACATCCTCTGTATCGCGTTTTCGGCGGCGCTTCTGTTGGCGACGTTTTTCATTCCCGAACGCTATTCCGTCGCGCTGTACGTGCTGTATGCGCTTTCCTACGCGTCGGTCGCCGCGTCCATCGTGTGGACGACCGTGAAAAATCTTGCGCACGGGCGCATTTTCGATGAAAATTTTCTCATGACCATCGCTTCGATCGGTGCGATCTGTCTGGCGCAATACGCCGAGGCGATCGAGGTCATGCTGCTGTACCGCTTGGGCGAACTGCTGCAGAGCATCGTGGTGGGGGCCTCCCGCAAGTCCATTGCCGACCTGATGGACTTAAAGAGCGAGAGCGCCACCGTTTTAACCGAAAACGGGCAGAAGACCGTAACGCCCGAACAAATAGAGATCGGGGATGTGATGCTCGTAAAAGCGGGCGAAAAGATCGCGGTGGACGGGGTAGTCGTCAAAGGCAGGACGGCGCTGGACGTCAAATCGCTCAGCGGCGAGGCTGCGTTTGCGGACGTTTCGGAGGGCGACGCCGTTTTGGGCGGCAGCATCAACGCGGGCGGCGTCATCGAAGTGCGCGCCGAAAAGGCGTACAGCGACAGCACGGTCGCCAAAATTTTAGACCTTGTGGAAAATTCCACGGCAAAGAAGGCGAAACCCGAAAAATTCATTACGAAATTCGCAAAGATCTATACGCCCGTCGTCTGTCTGGCGGCTGCCGTGGTGGCGTTTCTCGTCCCCCTGTTTACGGGCAATCATTACGCCGATTTCGGCGACTGGGTCTACCGCGCGCTCGTCTTTTTAGTCATTTCCTGCCCCTGCGCATTGGTCATATCCGTGCCGCTCTCCTATTTCAGCGGCATCGGCTTTGCGGCGAAACACGGGATACTGGTCAAAGGTTCCACCTCCTTAGACACGCTCGCCCGCACGAAGATCGCCGCGTTCGACAAGACGGGCACGCTGACGCTGGGCGACTTCTGCGTCTCCGCCGCGCATCCCGTAAAGGAGGGGGAACGCGAATTTCTGCTTGCCGTCGCCGCGGCCGCCGAACAAAAATCCTCGCATCCTTTGGCGCGCGCTTTTGCGGGGATCGCTCCCTTGGGCGAGGCGGAGGACGTCTTCGAAATTTCGGGGCGCGGGATAAAGTGCAGGATAAACGACAAGACCGCGCTCGTCGGCAACGCCAAACTACTCGCGGAAAACGGCGTCGCGTTCGAGCCTGCGGAGGCGGACGGCACGCTCGTGTACGCGGCGTACGATAATAAGTATCTTGGGTTTTTGGAGATCGAAGACAAGATCAAAGAAAACGCGCGGGAGTCGCTCGCGGCGCTCAAAAAACTCGGCGTTTCCCGTACGGTCATGCTTACGGGCGATAACAGCCGCCGCGCCGAAAAGGTGGCGGCCGCAGTGGGGCTGGACGAAACGTACAGCGAACTTTTGCCCGATCAAAAACTGGAGATCGCGTCGAAACTCAAAAAAGAGGGCGCGCTCACCTATGTCGGCGACGGCATCAACGACGCGCCCGTGCTCATCGAGGCGGATACGGGCGTTTCCATGGGCGGCGTGGGCAGCGACGCGGCCATCGAGGCGTCGGACGCGGTGCTCGTTTCCGACGATCTTTCAAAGGTACCGCTCGCGGTGCGCATCGCGCGCAAGACCCGCGCGGTGGTCGTGCAGAACATCGCATTTTCCATCGCCGTCAAATTGATCCTCATGGTTTTAGGGCTTCTGGATATCGTGCCTTTGTGGGTGGCGGTGCTGGCTGACGTGGGCGTGATGATGCTCGCGGTGCTCAATTCTTTCCGCACGCGGACGGGCTTTTCAAA